In the genome of Raphanus sativus cultivar WK10039 chromosome 4, ASM80110v3, whole genome shotgun sequence, one region contains:
- the LOC108832114 gene encoding uncharacterized protein LOC108832114 isoform X3, translating into MDKKKNRADPLAAGRQKLQQFRQKKADKNSDHKKDSKGSTSKGKSSKKSGKSEKPDKIAVSDEAEAPSAGGATSFVKIGEEVVDSPQTSADALSQEYVLVHGSSSEPDTLQPGNTTGTSDSGAELGKDILNPENDTGIPLSTVEENVKRIDSTAAGAVDSLTSERADSEKGVTHDDASIIVDGVFAASGNLAEGEGVEVESGPGNVEKPLQPSSLPDFIPDVSLSGARGDQEGSGSHKEQLSEASSKADVDWVVTEERQASYPAVVDSSASPSHFSEGSSVAFDSVELEGITGKIRSEQIREAAEEPCKKDLLNPSGEVSAAHVHEGRSVSFLQLMEIVQGLGQDEFQVLCTAREAASSTDPGTSSLERLREQLFVSSTMEDILQVQLTEQCHLQNECDHRHNQLVAEISQLRALYNASTERNDSLVEELSECQSNLYAATSSNERRENQLLSTEAQVEAFTAKMNELQSSLEKSILDLSEAKEKLINLQLENDTYGAILSSWNDEKKELFEEKESKKYEIEHLLSELCNFKNSEAILKAEVERLEKTIGPLTDEKVNLVEEKYNVLSEAEKLLEELANCKTLVTLQEVENSNIRETLSSLAGQLTKLEEDNLHLTEENEKAHLERSAYLISETYLLSEYSNLKEGYSLLNNKLLKFQEEKEHLVEDNDKLTHDLLILQERMSTVQEERIHLASELGEAVARLDKLTEEKTSLSSSIEVEKTGTVDIGIEDASELGNQEIAETSGRSLEVGVTSKQSVPFVEYTCQVLEGVIDASSGFSSLNKNLEKGEKMIQNLEEAVKQILTDSSLSKSSNKPDMPPVSKLIQTFELKGQSEEQESGKAQFTGDQSEAFVSVNVQIRNLRGLFEQLALNAREAGIQFNQLNDDRTATNQRLEEFNVEFASHQDHVNLLEADTIENKVSFEALKNYSCEVQQKNHELEFLCESLKLRNDSMGLENTELNEKLNSCLLRINELENQLESLQNNLSSMLSSMEEKLVALQDESEKATMLEHELTSSMSQLGDAVVRLDDCLLKSGTAGAHVGLDMTKHISGSVDMAVKVIDDLEEKLEVAYAKHESSFNKYEELKQSFNTLHENNEFVTATMHKVYADLVKLITESCGSVEIAKLRVENLAVADLFNDGNFENLMEAVRNIFSERLELQCGIDKLQLDLSSITKDKEELTQRSLDPTSLRELVEKVEGVLELETSEVNFESPSLYVEFLVSQLVQRFIEAEDLANLLRKQLEAKENELMETQESLLQHKTEMGGLMENLSQAEESLVAVRSELQKKSNELEQSEQRLLSTREKLSIAVTKGKGLIVQRDNIKHSLAETSAELQRRSEELSLKETRLQEVEAKLKTYTEAGERVEALESELSYIRNSATALRESFLLKDSLLHKIEEILEDLDLPEHFHARDILDKVEWLSRSANGNSLRPSDWDQKSSDGGAGYVLSEPWREDGQTGTSSEGDLRIKFEELQGKFYGLAEQNEMLEQSLMHRNNLVQRWEALLENIDMPSQLKSMEVENKIEWLASTISEATHDKDTLQQKIDNLEVHCQSLSADLEAAQKQVIDVEANLQSVDSERVDISERLDTLNGDHNNLSARANHLEVENEKLQNQVKDLHEKLVEKLGNEEQLQAIEGDLLSLRYMINDVIQEDGLQDLVLASNSETLDGLLRKLIDYYKNLAKSSLPRERDDSFCETRPSNDEATSPRHTPDLTDSNIVEATSRDIAVVETPDVASLTKDLEEALHVQKLAREERDLYREKQQSLVAENEALDKKVIELQELLKQEEQKSASVREKLNVAVRKGKALVQQRDSLKQTIEEMNAEHGRLKSEIINRDEILLDKESKLRELEFYTSRVEALESECQSLKNHLQETESILQERSGTLSMTLNALNSINIGDEGDRYDPVLKLQRISQLFQNMSAAVSSAEQESIKSRRAAELLLAELNEVQERNDGMQEELSKFAYEIQQLSRQRDAEEAAKVEAISQCENLSLVNNEEKKKIYAQVLSFGTSVNTLRKILAGTNSCLADIFTLDMEFLHHLKANMESCAKQTGTNLSGWPQVSTGNFVDKETFSRVSAALSNVNLHEVSNSGNITEVCGSLSRNLDQFVADVGHLEDNVSKHLGSWHEQVNIVSNSIDTFFKSIGTGTDSEITALGERVALLHGACASVLAEIESRKAELVGNDNFNMSLHQEEEDFSSMESVRSMVNRLSSAVKELVVANAETVERNEKEMKVIIANLQRELNEKDIQNDRMCNELVGQVKEAQAGAKIFAEDLQSASARMRDMQDQLGILVRERDSLKERVKELQEGQQASHSELQEKVTSVSNQLAAKDQEIEALMQALDEEESQMEDLKHRVTELEQELQQKNLDLQKAEASRGKISKKLSITVDKFDELHHLSENLLAEIEKLQKQVQDRDTEVSFLRQEVTRCTNEALATSQMETRRDSEEIQTVLSWFDTMASLLGLEDSPSTDANRHLNRYMETLEKKIASILSETEELRLVGQSKDSLLEAERSRVAELRQKEATLEKLLHDKESRPSSSTSEIVEVEPLINKWTTSGTSIPSQVRSLRKGNNNDQVAISIDADQADQSLSLEEDDDKAHGFRSLTSSRIIPRFTRPVTNMIDGLWVSCDRTLMRQPALRLAIMIYWAMLHALLATVVV; encoded by the exons ATGGATAAGAAAAAGAACCGTGCTGATCCACTTGCTGCTGGGCGCCAAAAG CTTCAACAATTTCGTCAAAAGAAGGCTGATAAAAACTCTGATCATAAAAAGGACTCCAAGGGCAGTACAAGCAAAGGAAAATCCTCCAAAAAGTCTGGTAAATCTGAGAAACCTGACAAAATTGCTGTCAGTGACGAGGCAGAAGCTCCATCGGCAGGTGGAGCTACATCTTTTGTGAAAATTGGTGAGGAGGTTGTTGATTCTCCACAAACTTCTGCAGATGCATTATCGCAGGAGTATGTTCTAGTCCATGGTTCATCATCAGAACCTGATACGCTCCAGCCAGGAAACACCACAGGGACTTCTGATAGTGGAGCTGAGCTGGGAAAAGATATATTGAATCCTGAAAATGATACTGGCATACCATTATCCACAGTAGAAGAGAATGTGAAGAGGATCGACAGCACAGCGGCTGGCGCAGTAGATTCTTTGACATCTGAACGTGCCGACTCTGAGAAGGGAGTTACACATGACGATGCATCTATTATTGTTGACGGAGTCTTTGCTGCTTCTGGAAACCTAGCGGAGGGGGAAGGAGTGGAAGTTGAAAGTGGGCCTGGGAATGTGGAAAAGCCGCTTCAGCCATCCTCTTTGCCGGATTTCATTCCTGATGTTTCCTTGAGTGGTGCAAGGGGAGATCAG GAAGGCAGTGGTTCACACAAGGAACAGCTTTCTGAAGCATCTTCAAAGGCAGATGTTGATTGGGTTGTAACTGAAGAGAGGCAAGCAAGCTATCCAGCCGTTGTGGATTCATCTGCTTCACCGTCTCACTTTTCAGAGGGATCATCAGTTGCATTTGATTCAGTTGAACTGGAAGGAATAACTGGTAAAATTAGAAGTGAGCAGATTAGGGAAGCTGCAGAGGAACCTTGTAAAAAGGACTTATTAAATCCATCCGGAGAAGTTTCTGCCGCTCATGTTCATGAAGGACGCTCAGTTAGCTTTCTACAGCTTATGGAAATTGTACAGGGACTTGGACAAGATGAATTTCAAGTGTTGTGCACCGCAAGAGAGGCTGCTTCCTCTACCGATCCAGGAACAAGTTCgttagagagattaagagaacaACTGTTTGTTTCGAGTACCATGGAAGATATACTCCAGGTGCAACTCACAGAACAGTGTCATCTACAAAACGAGTGTGATCATCGACATAACCAATTGGTAGCTGAAATATCACAGCTTCGTGCATTATATAATGCGTCGACAGAAAGGAATGATTCTCTTGTTGAGGAACTATCAGAGTGCCAGTCTAACCTCTATGCTGCTACAAGCTCAAATGAGAGGCGCGAAAATCAGCTTCTTTCTACAGAAGCACAAGTGGAGGCTTTCACTGCTAAGATGAATGAGCTGCAGAGTAGCTTAGAAAAGTCCATATTGGATCTATCTGAGGCGAAAGAAAAACTCATCAATCTTCAGTTGGAGAATGATACGTATGGTGCAATTCTTTCTTCTTGGAATGATGAGAAAAAGGAActttttgaagaaaaagaaTCCAAGAAATATGAGATTGAGCATCTGTTATCTGAGTTGTGCAATTTCAAGAACTCGGAGGCTATACTAAAAGCAGAAGTTGAGCGATTGGAAAAAACTATTGGTCCATTGACGGATGAGAAGGTAAATCTTGTCGAGGAAAAATATAATGTATTGAGTGAGGCAGAGAAGTTACTGGAAGAATTGGCAAATTGTAAGACTTTGGTCACCTTGCAAGAAGTGGAAAATTCAAATATAAGGGAGACGCTTTCTTCACTGGCAGGCCAGCTGACTAAACTTGAGGAGGATAACCTGCATCTCACAGAAGAAAATGAGAAAGCACATCTAGAACGGAGTGCATATCTGATCTCGGAGACTTATCTATTGTCTGAGTATTCCAATCTAAAGGAAGGGTATTCTTTGCTGAATAATAAACTCTTAAAGTTTCAAGAAGAGAAGGAGCATTTGGTTGAGGACAATGATAAACTTACGCATGATCTTCTTATTCTTCAAGAGCGTATGTCTACTGTACAAGAAGAGCGGATCCATCTAGCATCTGAGTTAGGAGAAGCGGTAGCTCGCCTTGATAAATTGACTGAAGAGAAAACATCTCTGAGTAGCAGCATCGAGGTAGAAAAAACTGGAACTGTAGACATTGGCATTGAGGATGCTTCAGAATTGGGTAATCAGGAAATAGCTGAAACATCTGGTAGAAGTCTTGAAGTCGGGGTTACAAGTAAGCAGAGTGTACCTTTTGTTGAATATACCTGCCAAGTTTTGGAGGGGGTAATAGACGCTTCATCTGGGTTTTCTTCCTTGAACAAGAATCTGGAGAAGGGGGAGAAAATGATTCAGAACCTTGAGGAGGCAGTTAAGCAGATCCTCACCGATTCTTCATTGAGCAAGTCTAGCAATAAACCTGACATGCCACCAGTATCAAAATTGATTCAGACATTTGAGTTAAAGGGGCAATCGGAAGAACAGGAATCTGGGAAAGCACAGTTTACTGGTGATCAGTCAGAAGCATTTGTTTCTGTGAATGTTCAGATTAGAAATTTGAGAGGCTTGTTTGAACAGTTAGCGTTGAATGCTAGGGAGGCTGgcatacaattcaaccaattaAATGATGACAGGACGGCAACAAATCAACGTCTGGAGGAGTTTAATGTCGAGTTTGCGTCTCACCAGGATCACGTTAATCTTCTGGAGGCAGATACTATTGAGAATAAGGTTTCCTTTGAAGCTCTGAAAAACTATTCTTGTGAGGTGCAACAGAAAAACCACGAACTTGAATTTCTCTGTGAATCATTGAAGCTGAGAAATGATAGTATGGGTCTAGAAAACACGGAGCTCAACGAGAAGCTGAATTCTTGCTTATTGAGAATTAATGAGCTTGAAAATCAGCTGGAAAGCTTACAGAATAATTTAAGTAGCATGTTGTCGTCAATGGAAGAAAAGTTAGTGGCCTTGCAGGATGAATCTGAGAAGGCAACGATGCTAGAACATGAATTGACATCATCAATGTCTCAACTTGGTGATGCAGTTGTGAGACTTGATGATTGTTTACTCAAATCTGGCACGGCTGGAGCTCACGTTGGCTTAGATATGACCAAACATATATCTGGTTCTGTTGATATGGCTGTAAAGGTTATTGACGACCTGGAGGAAAAACTAGAAGTTGCGTATGCGAAGCATGAGTCCTCCTTTAACAAATATGAGGAGTTGAAGCAGAGTTTCAATACTCTGCATGAGAATAATGAGTTTGTGACTGCTACAATGCATAAGGTGTATGCTGATCTGGTGAAACTGATTACTGAATCATGCGGGTCTGTGGAGATTGCCAAACTTAGAGTTGAAAATCTAGCTGTCGCTGATCTTTTTAACGATGGTAATTTTGAGAATCTGATGGAGGCTGTGCGAAATATTTTTTCTGAGAGGCTTGAACTTCAGTGTGGGATTGATAAGCTACAGTTGGACTTGTCGAGTATAACAAAGGATAAGGAGGAACTGACGCAGCGAAGCCTTGACCCCACTTCACTTCGAGAATTAGTTGAGAAAGTTGAGGGTGTTCTGGAACTTGAAACTAGTGAAGTTAATTTTGAATCCCCTAGTTTATATGTGGAGTTTCTGGTTTCCCAACTTGTTCAGAGGTTTATCGAGGCTGAGGATTTGGCTAATCTCCTGAGAAAACAATTAGAGGCCAAGGAGAATGAGCTGATGGAGACCCAGGAGAGTTTACTGCAGCATAAAACCGAAATGGGTGGTCTCATGGAAAATTTAAGCCAGGCAGAGGAGTCCCTTGTGGCTGTACGATCTGAGTTACAAAAGAAATCTAATGAACTTGAACAATCAGAGCAGAGGTTATTGTCTACTAGAGAGAAGCTTAGTATAGCTGTTACAAAAGGAAAAGGTTTGATAGTTCAACGGGATAATATCAAGCATTCGTTGGCTGAAACCTCTGCTGAACTGCAGAGGCGCTCAGAGGAATTGAGTTTGAAGGAGACAAGGCTTCAGGAAGTAGAAGCAAAACTTAAGACCTATACAGAGGCAGGTGAACGTGTGGAGGCATTAGAATCTGAGCTGTCTTACATACGAAACTCAGCTACTGCACTTCGAGAATCGTTTCTTCTCAAGGACTCTCTGCTTCACAAAATTGAAGAAATTTTGGAAGATTTGGATCTCCCAGAGCATTTTCATGCTCGAGATATACTTGACAAGGTCGAGTGGTTATCAAGATCAGCCAACGGCAACTCTTTACGTCCCTCTGACTGGGATCAGAAAAGTTCCGATGGAGGTGCGGGATATGTTCTCTCTGAACCCTGGAGGGAGGATGGTCAAACTGGCACAAGTTCTGAGGGTGACTTAAGGATCAAGTTCGAGGAGCTCCAGGGGAAGTTTTATGGGTTGGCTGAACAGAATGAAATGCTGGAGCAGTCCTTGATGCACAGGAATAACTTGGTTCAGAGATGGGAAGCACTCCTTGAGAATATTGATATGCCTTCACAGCTAAAGTCCATGGAAGTGGAAAACAAGATTGAGTGGCTTGCAAGTACAATATCAGAGGCTACACATGACAAGGATACTCTCCAACAGAAAATTGATAACCTAGAAGTACATTGTCAGTCGCTAAGTGCTGATTTGGAAGCCGCACAAAAGCAGGTAATTGATGTCGAGGCAAATCTTCAATCGGTTGATAGTGAGAGAGTGGATATTTCTGAAAGACTGGACACTCTGAATGGGGATCATAATAATCTTTCTGCGAGGGCCAATCACCTTGAAGTTGAGAATGAGAAACTGCAGAACCAAGTTAAAGATCTGCATGAAAAATTGGTTGAAAAACTTGGGAATGAAGAACAACTTCAGGCTATTGAAGGAGACCTATTGAGTTTGAGGTACATGATTAATGATGTTATACAGGAAGATGGCTTGCAGGATTTGGTATTAGCGAGTAATTCCGAGACCTTGGATGGACTTCTGAGAAAGCTGATAGACTATTATAAGAATTTGGCTAAATCTAGTTTGCCACGTGAAAGAGATGATAGTTTCTGTGAAACTCGTCCATCAAATGACGAAGCAACTTCTCCTAGGCACACTCCTGACTTGACTGATTCTAATATAGTCGAAGCAACCAGTAGAGACATAGCAGTAGTAGAGACACCTGATGTAGCGTCCCTAACAAAAGATCTGGAGGAAGCACTGCATGTTCAGAAGCTGGCAAGGGAAGAAAGGGATTTGTACAGGGAAAAACAGCAATCCTTGGTTGCTGAAAATGAGGCACTTGATAAGAAAGTAATAGAATTGCAGGAGCTCCTCAAACAAGAAGAGCAGAAGTCAGCTTCTGTAAGAGAGAAGTTAAACGTAGCTGTCAGGAAAGGGAAAGCTTTGGTCCAACAAAGGGATAGTCTGAAGCAAACTATTGAAGAGATGAACGCTGAGCATGGTCGCCTAAAATCAGAGATTATAAACCGGGACGAAATACTTTTGGATAAAGAAAGTAAATTAAGGGAGTTGGAATTTTACACTTCGAGGGTAGAAGCCCTAGAGTCTGAGTGCCAATCGTTGAAAAATCATTTGCAAGAAACAGAAAGTATTTTGCAGGAAAGAAGTGGTACATTGAGCATGACACTGAATGCGTTGAATAGCATTAATATTGGCGATGAAGGTGATAGATATGACCCAGTTCTGAAGCTTCAACGCATCTCGCAACTGTTTCAGAATATGAGTGCAGCTGTGTCTTCTGCTGAGCAGGAGTCAATAAAGTCTAGAAGAGCAGCTGAGTTGCTACTTGCTGAGTTGAACGAGGTTCAAGAGAGAAACGATGGTATGCAAGAGGAGCTATCAAAATTTGCATATGAAATTCAGCAACTCTCGAGACAAAGGGATGCAGAGGAGGCTGCAAAAGTTGAAGCCATATCACAATGTGAAAATTTATCACTGGTCAACaatgaagaaaagaagaagatttatGCTCAAGTTCTGTCCTTTGGAACTAGCGTGAACACTCTGAGGAAAATACTCGCAGGTACTAACAGTTGCCTAGCTGATATTTTCACCTTGGATATGGAGTTTCTGCATCATCTGAAGGCAAATATGGAATCATGTGCGAAGCAAACCGGTACTAATTTGTCTGGCTGGCCTCAAGTTAGTACAGGGAATTTTGTCGACAAG GAAACCTTTTCACGCGTGAGTGCTGCCTTGTCTAACGTCAACTTGCATGAAGTCTCGAATAGTGGAAACATAACCGAAGTTTGTGGTTCTCTCTCACGAAACCTTGATCAGTTTGTGGCTGATGTTGGCCATCTCGAAGACAATGTAAGCAAGCACTTGGGATCATGGCACGAACAGGTAAACATTGTGTCCAACAGTATTGACACCTTTTTCAAGTCAATTGGAACGGGAACAGACTCAGAAATTACTGCTCTGGGTGAAAGAGTTGCCTTGCTTCATGGAGCATGTGCTAGCGTGTTGGCGGAAATTGAAAGCCGTAAGGCCGAATTGGTTGGAAATGACAATTTCAACATGAGTCtccatcaagaagaagaagatttttcGTCCATGGAGTCTGTCAGGTCCATGGTAAATAGGCTATCGTCAGCTGTAAAGGAGCTTGTTGTAGCAAACGCTGAGACTGTGGAAAGAAATGAAAAGGAGATGAAGGTAATCATTGCCAATTTGCAAAGAGAGTTGAACGAAAAGGATATCCAGAATGATAGGATGTGCAATGAACTTGTTGGTCAAGTTAAGGAAGCCCAGGCTGGTGCTAAGATCTTTGCAGAAGATCTTCAATCTGCAAGTGCCCGAATGCGTGACATGCAAGATCAGCTTGGCATTTTGGTGCGGGAACGGGATTCTTTGAAGGAGAGAGTAAAAGAGCTTCAAGAAGGGCAGCAGGCCTCGCACTCAGAATTACAGGAGAAGGTCACATCGGTTAGCAATCAACTAGCTGCAAAAGACCAAG AAATTGAAGCATTGATGCAAGCGCTTGACGAGGAAGAGTCTCAGATGGAGGATCTGAAACACAGGGTTACAGAATTAGAACAGGAACTGCAACAGAAGAACTTAGATTTGCAGAAAGCTGAAGCTTCTCGTGGGAAGATTTCCAAAAAGCTATCAATCACTGTGGATAAATTCGACGAGCTCCATCATCTCTCTGAAAATCTTCTTGCTGAAATCGAGAAACTTCAAAAACAAGTGCAAGATCGGGATACGGAGGTTTCTTTCTTAAGACAAGAAGTCACTAGGTGCACCAATGAGGCTCTTGCTACTTCTCAAATGGAGACTAGAAGAGATTCAGAAGAGATTCAAACTGTACTGTCTTGGTTCGACACAATGGCTTCACTACTTGGTCTAGAAGATTCACCTTCCACTGATGCTAATAGACACTTAAACCGCTACATGGAGACGCTTGAGAAAAAGATTGCGTCTATACTATCTGAAACAGAAGAACTACGGCTGGTCGGACAAAGCAAGGATTCGTTGCTAGAGGCTGAGAGGAGTAGAGTGGCTGAGCTCAGACAGAAAGAAGCAACTCTTGAGAAGTTATTGCATGACAAGGAATCCCGACCAAGCAGCTCGACTTCAGAGATCGTTGAAGTGGAACCTCTG ATAAACAAGTGGACAACGAGTGGAACGTCGATCCCATCTCAAGTCCGGAGCTTGCGTAAGGGAAACAACAACGATCAAGTCGCCATTAGTATAGATGCAGATCAAGCCGATCAAAGCCTTAGCttagaagaagacgatgataaAG CTCATGGATTTAGATCACTCACCTCGTCAAGAATCATTCCTAGATTCACAAGACCAGTGACAAACATGATCGATGGTTTATG ggTCTCTTGTGACCGGACGCTTATGAGACAACCTGCCTTACGGTTAGCCATAATGATATACTGGGCGATGTTGCATGCTCTTTTGGCTACAGTCGTGGTCTAA